The nucleotide window TAAAAAAAGAATAACAAACAAACAAGGAGTAGTTAGATTTATGTGTCCTAACTGCGAAAAACAAGAGATAGTTAGATGTAAATCATGCAGACAAAACGCTGCAAAATACAAATGTCAATCCTGTGATTTTGCTGGTCCTAATTGAAATGACAAACGTAATTATTACACTAAAGATAATGCCTGAATCTCCTGAAGTAGATTTAACTAAACTTAAAGAAGAAACACTAAAACTAATAAAAGAGTTTGCAGGAGAAGGTGAAACAAAAACAGAGGAAAAACCAATTGCATTTGGTTTAAAATCACTGGATATAATCTTTATTATGGATGAATCACAAGGTTCAACAGATTCATTAGAAGAAAGCATAAAATCAATTTCTGGAGTTCAATCAGTAGAAGTTATTGATGTTAGAAGAGCTATTGGTTAATTATTATCTAAAAAATAATTAACACACAAAAAATTGTGAAGTTCTAAACTGGGTATTGCCTATCTTGAATTGGATTAGTATGTTGCGTTGAATGACCTAAATTTGATTCTAAACCTTGAGAATGCTGTAATGCATCTTCAACTACACTTAATAGTTGTGTTAATTCAAATGGTTTATCTAAAACAGCAACAGGATTTAATTCATTTATTCTATCCTTTTGACTATCATCCATTCCACCACTCATAAATATAATAGAAGAGCCATTTATTCCTTCTTCTTCAATTTGTTTATAAAATCCAGGACCGTCTAAATTAGGCATGCAAACATCACTAATATAAAGATCAAAAGGGGTTTCTTCTTCATATGCTTCTCTTACAGCATCCACTCCTTTTAACCCATCTTCTACGGTAACAACATTATAGCCTTTTCCTTGTAGTATCATTAAACAGAAATCTCTACATTGTTTAGTATCATCTAAAACTAAAATTTTTTCTCCAGCCATTTTTTATAATACCTATATTTATTTACTACTTAAAAATAATAACATATATTTAAAACTTTGCATTTTAAACATTAATATCTTCAATTGCTTTTTCTGCTTCTTTTCCTGATTTCATATTTTTGATTTTTATTTTTCCTTTTTTTAATTCATCAGGACCAATTACAATTACATTTTTTGCTTTAATTTTGTTTGCATAATCAAATTGATTGCCTAAATTTCTCTGCATTAGATCAATATCTACTCTATATTTTTTTCTTAGATTAAAAGCAATTTCAAAAGCTTTTTCTTTAACATCTTTATTTACAATTGCAATATAATAATCAACACCAATATCTTCTTTTGGTAATAGTCCCTTTTCTTTTAATAATAATCTTAAGGTAGAATATCCCATCCCAAAACCAGTAGAAGGTGTTTTATCCCCTTTAAATAATTCAATCATGTTGTCATATCTCCCACCACCAGCAATGCTTCTAAATTTTTCTTTTGTGTCGGATATTTCAAAAACAGTTCCTGTATAATATGCTAAACCCCTAACAACACTAAAATCAACTTTTATAAATTTTTTATCTACTAATTTTAAGATTTCTTTTAGTTCTTTTAGGCCTTGTTTTGCTAATTCGTTTTTTGGATTTAGATTATTTATTTTAGAATCAAGAAAAATTTTTATTTTTTTTATCTGATCAAGAGTTATATCTATTTTTTCAAGCTCAGAATTAAATTCATCTTCACTAATCTTTTTTCTTTTGTCAATAATCCTCATCACATCTTCTAATTGTTTTTCTTCAACAATTTCTGATAGCAACCCCTGTATAAGTTTACGATTATTTATTTTAACAAAAAAATCTTTTTCATTTAAACCAAGAGATTTTAATGATTCTATTGATAAATTAATTATTTCTGCATCTGCTTCAGGTTTAGAGCAGCCATAGATTTCAACATTAAACTGAAAAAATTCTCTTTGGCGTCCTGCTTGCGGTTTTTCATATCTAAAAACCCTGTTAATACAAAACCATTTAACTGGTTTTGGTATTGCTTTTTGTTTTGCAATAAACATTCTGGCCAAAGAAGGGGTAAATTCAGCTCTTAAAGCAAGTTCTTCGTCTCCTTTTTTTTCAGTAATAAATATTTGTTTTATGATTTCATCTCCTTGTTTCGCCTTTAATAAATCTAGATCTTCAATTACAGGACTATCTACCTCTAGAAAACCAAATTTTAAAGCATTTTTTCTTAGTACATCAAATACTTTATTTCTAATAGACATCTCTTCAGGGTAATAATCTTCAGTGCCTTTTGGATTTTGAAATTGTTCTTTTACTTCTTTTTGAATTTTTTCCTGTATTGTTTTTATTTCTTCTTCTCTTGCAGGAGGTATCCCCTTAGGGGTTTCTTTAGAAGTAACCAACATTCTGACAGAATCCCTAACAGCCTCAGAAACATTAGGATATATTCCTAAGTCTACTAAAATCTTTATTTCATTGATTAATCCATTAGTTAGCCTTATTTGCATAGTTTGCATTACCATAGTGATGTATTCGTAATGCTTTTTACTATATAAATCTTGCTATTTTGAGCTAAAATATCTTAAAAATAAAGAAAAGAGCAATTAAATACATTATAAACAGGAAATTATTTAAATCATTATTTTCCATAAATTAATATTAAGGAGGTAAAAGATGAAAACAATAAAAAAATTAGGGGTTTTGTCTGTTGCAAAGATACAAGGAGTCATAATGGCTTTTATAGGATTGTTATACGGAATAGTCTACACTATATTTGGTAACCTATCAGATGTCCTTGCAGAAGCAGGTGCAGTTGGTGTTGGTCTAGGTTATGCTGGGATTATCATTCTACCATTTTTTTACGGGATATTTGGATTTATAGGGGGAGCTTTTGTAGCTTTCTTATACAATAACGTTGCTGATAGAGTTGGAGGAATCCAGATAGAATTAAAATAAACTTATATTTTAGTTAAACAAACAACTTTATCATCAATTAAAAAAGAATTTTCAGCTTGACTAACTAATCCTCCTTGTTTCTCAACCAAAGGGGGATACTCATGTAATATTTTCAATAGCTTTAATTGATTTAAAGAATATCTTACTTGAGCTTCTGAAAATTTGTTTGTCAGCCATCTTGTTGTAAAAGGCAAACCATTTAATTTTTCAATCTCTTTTTGTATATTTCTGACAAATCCTACTCTAACAGATTTTTTTCCTGTTAAACCAAAAACAGATGGATCTCCTTTTTCTTCTATCAAACCAATTCCATTTGTTGCAAATGGTTCGATTGCAATTGTCATTCCTTTTGTTAATGTGGTTTCATCTTTATTATCAAAATTAGGAATTGTTGGAATATCATGTATATTCCATTGAGACAATCCATGTCCAGATAGATTTCTTACAGGCTTAAAACCAAAACTCTCAATAGTTTGTTGAATTGTTTTTCCAATATCCTTTAATTTTGTTCCAATCTGTAATATTTTTGTTGCTTCTTTTAGTGCTTCTTCGCTTGCCTTAACTAACTCAGAATTTTGACCAGACAAATCAACAGAACATGCACAATCTCCTATAAACCCATTAATATGAACTCCAATATCTAAACAAACTAATTGATTTTCTAAAACTATTTTATCATCTTTTTCAGGACAGAAATGTGCTGCAATATCATCACAACTTATTTGAGGCGGAAATGCAAAATCACCACCAGAACTTTTAATTTTTTCTTCTACTTTCTCAATAACATCCAATAGATATGAACCTTTTTTTATTAATGATTTTCCATATTCTCTGGCTTCTGCTGCTAATCTTCCTGCTTTAATATAATCTTCTCGTAACATAATACAAAATAAAAGAACTTGTTTATTTAAATCTTAGTATATTATAGCAACAACAACTCTTTTTATATTCTCAAACCTTATCTTATATGGGTCTGTTTTTTTTAAATTATCTCCTTTTGTTATCGCATACCATCCTTCTTCATCAAAACCAACTTCAACAACCCTATGTATAATTGTACCATCTACTTCATCAATTTCATAAGAAATAATATCGCCTGGGTTAATCATTCTATAATTTTTTGGTATGATTTCTATTGTATTAGTATCTTTATCTAATATAGGATCCATTGAATTAGTATCTGTAAATTTGGCCCATTCAGCTCCTTCAATTTCAATTATAACTTTATTCCCATAAACCTTAATTTGGCTTTCCTTTATCCAGTTTGAAGGAGATAATTTGTCTGTAACAGCATTATTCAATAAAGAAGGCTGTTCAATATTATAATCATAGCTATAGCTGGAAAAAACCATTACAAAAAAAACTAAGACTAATAATAATTTTTTAATTTTAACCCCCAAAATAAAAAAAGAATGAATCCTTTATAAATTTTAGTATTTTAAAGTAGTTACAAAAGAAAAGTTTATAAACAGATGGCACATCCATTAACACAAAATGTATAATGGTAAAGTGTGTAAATTCGGAGGCAGTTCACTTGCTGATGCAGATAAAATTAAGCAGGCAGCAGGTATTATTCTAGGAGATGATGACAGGCGAATTGTTGTTGTATCTGCATTTGGAGGGGTAACAAACCAATTAATAGAATTAGTAGAAACACAACATAGGAACCATAGGGTTGATTTCCAGCCCATGCAACATTTAGAGAAAAAATTACTCTCTATTTCTCAGGGATTAGGAATTGATGATAATACAAATAGATTTATGCATGATTTAGATACTAGATTAAGAGAAGAATATTCAAATCCAAAACAACATTCTGACAATGTAAAAGCATGGGGTGAATATGCAACTGGTCTTTTTATGACTGAATATCTTAATAAGATGGGGGCTAATGCAAAATTTATTGATTCTAAAGAAATGATAGTTGTATCTGATGATTTTGGCAATGCAATAATCTTGCCTGAATCTGATGAAAAAATAATAGCTGAATTAGGGAATTTAGAAGAAATCGCAGTTACTTCAGGGTTTTATGGATCTACAAAAAATGGAGTAATCGCAGCACTCCCTAGGGGTGGTTCAGACACAGTAGGTGGCAAAATAGCAGGAGTTTTAAGAGCTGAAATATATGAAAATTTTACAGATGTTGACAACATTAGGAGAGTAAGCTGTATAGAAGATGCTCTTCCAATAGATGTTATGACATATGATGAAGCAATGGGGCTTTCATATCTTGGATTTAGTGTTTTAAAAGTTGATGCAATTAAGCCCTGCCTGGAAGCAGATGTTCCAATCCATGTCAGAAACACATTTAATCCGGATAAAGAGGGCACATGGATTGTAAAGCACAGGAAAAGTGATGATCATGCGATTACTGGAATTGCATTCAAGCCAGGTTATTGCAGTTTGAACATAAGAAAGGTATTGTTTTCAAGAGATCCAAATCATATTTTGGCAACCTACCTCCTTCATACTGAAGTAGGAGTTACTAGTTTTGGTGAATTTCCAATAGAACATGCGCCAACAGATGTCTCAAATATTTCCTTTATAATTCCCCAAGAATATTTTACAAATATGACTGTTAACAGAGTAACCCGTCATCTTGCGGATTATTTTAAAATTCCGAGTGATGATATAACACCAGATTATAATCCAATTTCATTAATATCGGTAGTTGGTCAGGGCATGAAAGAAAAACCAGGTGTCTCAGCAAGAATTGCAGGAGCAATTGCATTAGAAGGAGTTAATATAAAGTTTATAACACAAGGAGCTTCAGAGCTAAGTATCATCTATGGGGTTAATGAAACAAATAATGAGCCAGTAAATGCCAGAAAAGCTGTTGAAGCAATTTATAATGAGTTTTTTGTTGAACCAAAAATAGGTAGGGCATTGAACTTGGTTAAATAAATTATATGGGTGAAGATTAAATGAACAAACAAGCAATGATACAAGAACTCACAGACAAAGTAAATATAGAGTTTGATGACACTAGGCAACCAATAGTAACTGAAGTAGTTCTTGACAGAGTTGCAGCCTTTCTCTTTGAACAGATTGAAAAAGTGCATAAGGCAAAACAAAGATTACCTAACTATTCATTTCTTTATGATGTTATATCTGCGGTTGTTGGCCGGGAACACTTCTCAGAATGCATCCACTACATGAGACAAACTTATCCAGATGAGCTGAAAGAAATGGGATTCCCTGATATGACCTAAAAGAAATGGGATGCAAAGCTTTCGATGATTAATGGGTTTTATTTCTTATGAATATTATTTCAGCCTTAAAGCATCAAGATTTCTGGGTGCAACAGTCTCTACCCTGTTTTGTTTATGTATAGAAGAAGCCAAATCCAAGCACTTTGAACTCTCGCCATGATTTATAATTACTTTTTTAGGTTTAGGGTCACATTTATGAACAAAATTCATTAATTGTTTCCTGCCAGAATGACCTGTCAATCCTTCTATTGTATGAACTTCCATCTTAATAGGGTTTAATTCTTGTTTTTGGCCAAAAATTGTAATAAATTCTGTTGCTCCTCTTTGTATTTTTCTACCTAAAGAACCCTCTCCCTGATAACATACAAACACCAAGCTGTTATTAGGATTATCAGATAAATGTTTCAAGTATTCAACAGAAGGTCCTCCAACTAACATACCAGATGTTGCCAAAATAACACAAGGACCTTTATCCTCAATAACCTCTTTTCTTTCTTTTTGGCTTCCTATCCTCTTAAAATAAGGAGCCAAGAAAGGATTATTATCCTTATGAAAAATTAATTTTTTTATAAAATTGTTGAGGAATTCTGGATATGCTGTGTGTATGGCTGTTATATCCCACACCATTCCATCAATATAAACAGGAACATCTTTTAATTTATTGTTTCTTATAGCATCCTCAATAATCAATAAAACCTCCTGAGCACGACCAGAACCAAGTACAGGAACTAAAACCTTTCCTTTTCTTTCGATTGTTTTCTTTATTAAATTTATTAACTCCTCATCACTATCTTTTTTAGGAGGCAGGATGTTTTCTCTTCCACCATATGTACCTTCCATCATTAAAGTTTCTAATCTTGGGAATGATGTTACAGCAGGCTCTAATAAAGCAGTTTTTCCATATTTCATATCTCCTGTATAAAGAATGTTATGCAGACCATTTCCTACATGTAAATGAACCATAGCGCTTCCAATGATATGACCAGCATTGTACAATGTAATCCTTACATCTGGAGTTATATCAGTAACCTCTTCAAAATCTAAACACACTGTATGCCTAACCATCTCTCTAACATCATCAGATCCAAAAATTGGTTCTTTATCACTATTTGCTTTCATTATTTTAATATAATCTAATAACAACAAAGACATAACATCTCTAGTTGGTTCAGTACAATAAACAGGACCCCTGTAACCATACTTAAATAAATAAGGTATAAACCCGCAATGATCAAGATGAGAATGTGAAACAATTACAGCATCTAACTGATTTATATCAAATTCAGGCGCTTCTAAGATAGGATATGCTTCATTATTGCTTGCAACATTAACACCACAATCAAGCAAAATTTTACTTTCAGGTGTTTGCAACAATATACAACTTCTTCCAACCTGCCTGCCGCTTCCTAAATAACTTATCCTTACCCATTCCTCTTTTTTCTCACGCACCCATGAATCATATATTCTATGGCCTATTTTATCTAAAAATTTTCTTCTATAATCAGAATGTTGATACAAAACAGATCTTACGTTTTCTATAAGCTTTGATCTTATTGCAGGAGTTCTCCTTATCAAAGGTACCCAGAATGTTTTTTCTCTTATTTCTTTTAGAATAGCCCCTTGTTTGCCGATAACCAGCCCTGGTTTTTCAGCTTCAACAACAACAATGCTTCTCTGAGGATCAAATAAGATATTTCCAACAAAAGCTTCTTTTGGCAATAATTTTTTTATTTCTTTTTCAGCCTTTTCCAAATCCATTGTAACACTTGGATCTGGTCTTAACTCTATTCTTTTCTTTATATTATTGACTATCTCTCTTATTAATCCATTATTATTAAGAAAAAAATCTTTATTCTTTGTATATAATACAATATTTGCTCCTTCAAAACAAGCATCAGATATTTTTTCTTTAGGTAATTGCTTCAAAACTTCTTCAATTATATTCGCCATTTTTAATAAAATATCTTAATAAAAAGAACCACCAACAAATTTAAGCACTTATTTGTGTATTAATTTCTTCTTCTAAAACCTTTTTAAACCCTTTTTCAGTTATTGTTATAACATCATAACCAGAACCAGATGCAGAATCCCTTTGCAATGCAGCATTCAAAGCTTTTACAGCTAATTTAATGCCTTCTTCAACAGTTATATCTTTTTTGTATAATGTTTCTAAAACACCATAAGCAGTTATTGAACCAGAACCGCTTGAAACATAATCCTGACATTTTGTTATAGAACCATCAACAAAGATATCATATAAATGAAAACCTTGTGGGTCTTTTCCACCCATTAAAAACTGAGTAATCCCAGGTATCATTGACATCTGTCTTATATTATTATATACAAATCTAGCTGAAAGATTAGCAACTTCTTTAACAAAAATTTCTTTCCTTGTTCTTATATGCTTAAGTCTAATCTCTGATTGAATTAATTTTATCAATAATTGTGCATCAGAAACAGTTCCTGCAATTGTCATAGCAAGAGTATCACTAATTTGGTGTATTTTTTGAGCTCTTTTATCAGCTATGATATTCCCCATAGTCGCTCTTCTATCTGCCGCTAACACAACACCATCTTTACACAACAAACCAATTGTTGTAGTACCTGTTTTCAATACATTGTCTTTAACTTCTGTTTTCATTTTAGAACTAATTCATCCATAAGAATTAATAATTAGAATATGTAGTTTTATATTTAAAGCTTTCGGTTTTACTACTTTAAAGAACTCTTTAGCTCAATTTCATCATAACTATCGCATAAATCTACTTTGTTATCCCATATATCATAAATATCTTCGTGTTCTAATTTTATTTTAGTAATGTTTTTACATTCTTTTCTTAATATAGATACAGTTCCTTTTACTTTTTGTACAAAAACATCATCAAAATACAGATTTCCGGGAATATAAAAAGACCCTGTACTATCTAAAAACTTAAAAACCAAGTAAATAGATGGTTGAACTTGTGTATGGTCTACATAAAAAATAACCTTTTTTGATTTACAATCTATAGGATAAGTCTGCCATTCAAAAGCATCTTTTTCGGATTCTAATCTAACAAAATGAGTCTCATTACAATATTCAATAGGAAAATCCTTAAATTCTATACCATCTGTATCTCCAACAAGATCTCCATCAAAATACACATAACCATATATATTCTTCCTGCTTAAGGTATCAATAAAACTTGCAGTAGGAGGAGGGGGTGAATAAATAAAAGCAACCAAATACCCTATAAGAATTAAAAAAATTAATATTACAATCACACCAATATAATGCTTAAATTTAGATAAAAATTCTTTTGTTTTTCGAGGAAATGCTAAATAAAAAGGTTTTTTTACACCTTTACGTTTAAGTTCAATAAGTTCTTCTTCTTTATATTTCCTAAAAACTCTGTGTACAAGGTGTTTTTTTGGATCTAATTGTTTTAATTCGTCGCTTTCCTCATTTTTCTTATCTTCTTCCATCTTTAAATTAACTTACTAAATCCACTATAACTGCTCTTGAATAAAGCTTTATAAAATTAGAAATACTTCCTTCAGATCTTAAGAAACTCTCTGGAATTAATTGATAACGTGTAGAATAATCTCTAACAAATTGGTAGATATTATCATCCAAAATTATAGAGCCA belongs to Candidatus Woesearchaeota archaeon B3_Woes and includes:
- a CDS encoding histidine--tRNA ligase, which translates into the protein MVMQTMQIRLTNGLINEIKILVDLGIYPNVSEAVRDSVRMLVTSKETPKGIPPAREEEIKTIQEKIQKEVKEQFQNPKGTEDYYPEEMSIRNKVFDVLRKNALKFGFLEVDSPVIEDLDLLKAKQGDEIIKQIFITEKKGDEELALRAEFTPSLARMFIAKQKAIPKPVKWFCINRVFRYEKPQAGRQREFFQFNVEIYGCSKPEADAEIINLSIESLKSLGLNEKDFFVKINNRKLIQGLLSEIVEEKQLEDVMRIIDKRKKISEDEFNSELEKIDITLDQIKKIKIFLDSKINNLNPKNELAKQGLKELKEILKLVDKKFIKVDFSVVRGLAYYTGTVFEISDTKEKFRSIAGGGRYDNMIELFKGDKTPSTGFGMGYSTLRLLLKEKGLLPKEDIGVDYYIAIVNKDVKEKAFEIAFNLRKKYRVDIDLMQRNLGNQFDYANKIKAKNVIVIGPDELKKGKIKIKNMKSGKEAEKAIEDINV
- a CDS encoding type II methionyl aminopeptidase, with amino-acid sequence MLREDYIKAGRLAAEAREYGKSLIKKGSYLLDVIEKVEEKIKSSGGDFAFPPQISCDDIAAHFCPEKDDKIVLENQLVCLDIGVHINGFIGDCACSVDLSGQNSELVKASEEALKEATKILQIGTKLKDIGKTIQQTIESFGFKPVRNLSGHGLSQWNIHDIPTIPNFDNKDETTLTKGMTIAIEPFATNGIGLIEEKGDPSVFGLTGKKSVRVGFVRNIQKEIEKLNGLPFTTRWLTNKFSEAQVRYSLNQLKLLKILHEYPPLVEKQGGLVSQAENSFLIDDKVVCLTKI
- a CDS encoding proteasome subunit beta encodes the protein MKTEVKDNVLKTGTTTIGLLCKDGVVLAADRRATMGNIIADKRAQKIHQISDTLAMTIAGTVSDAQLLIKLIQSEIRLKHIRTRKEIFVKEVANLSARFVYNNIRQMSMIPGITQFLMGGKDPQGFHLYDIFVDGSITKCQDYVSSGSGSITAYGVLETLYKKDITVEEGIKLAVKALNAALQRDSASGSGYDVITITEKGFKKVLEEEINTQISA
- a CDS encoding elongation factor 1-beta translates to MTNVIITLKIMPESPEVDLTKLKEETLKLIKEFAGEGETKTEEKPIAFGLKSLDIIFIMDESQGSTDSLEESIKSISGVQSVEVIDVRRAIG
- a CDS encoding RNA-binding protein, with product MEDQKLICSSCKKRITNKQGVVRFMCPNCEKQEIVRCKSCRQNAAKYKCQSCDFAGPN